From a region of the Lactuca sativa cultivar Salinas chromosome 4, Lsat_Salinas_v11, whole genome shotgun sequence genome:
- the LOC111882142 gene encoding elongator complex protein 4 — protein MATKSTISGTWVSVPIEIEGFLVTMIKGLGSRGLKNYPIFVATGKVRTSSFSKKFSAAPTSSVPGLKYGPNGTIFLSSGIPDLDKILGGGFHLGSLVMIMEDNEAPHHMLLLRTFMSQGLVHNQLVLYASPVKNPRAFLGTLPTTLVPKDDKSRNTDAEQKDLRIAWQYKKYLGENKQHNEERDGNIEYCNEFDLRKPIEKYLITGNRVECFSLLDCSNLVGFCDSWSKFISQFPKYDGNITSAGRIAIQSF, from the exons ATGGCAACAAAATCAACTATTTCTGGAACTTGGGTTTCGGTTCCAATTGAAATTGAAGGGTTTCTGGTCACCATGATCAAAGGGTTAGGGTCTC GAGGATTAAAAAACTATCCGATATTTGTGGCTACTGGCAAAGTCCGGACAAGTAGTTTCTCAAAGAAGTTTTCAGCTGCACCTACCTCTTCTGTCCCTGGTCTCAAGTATGGACCAAATGGAACAATCTTTCTTTCATCAGGCATACCGGATCTTGATA AGATTTTAGGTGGGGGATTCCATTTAGGAAGTCTAGTAATGATCATGGAAGACAATGAAGCACCTCATCATATGCTTTTGTTAAGAACTTTCATGTCTCAGGGACTAGTACACAACCAACTTGTTCTTTATGCAAGCCCAGTCAAAAACCCTAGAGCCTTTCTTGGAACCTTGCCAACTACTTTAGTCCCCAAAGATGACAAATCTCGTAACACTGATGCAGAACAG AAGGATTTGCGGATTGCTTGGCAATATAAGAAGTACCTTGGGGAAAATAAGCAACATAACGAGGAGCGAG ATGGGAATATAGAGTATTGCAATGAATTTGACCTAAGGAAGCCTATAGAGAAGTATTTGATAACAGGAAACCGTGTGGAGTGTTTTAGCCTTTTAGATTGTTCAAATCTTGTTGGATTTTGTGATAGTTGGTCAAAGTTCATATCTCAATTTCCAAA GTATGATGGAAATATCACAAGTGCAGGAAGAATTGCTATCCAATCATTTTGA